In the Thauera sedimentorum genome, one interval contains:
- a CDS encoding type I restriction-modification system subunit M — protein MSSLQDRVKRAMLSIVPADGASIGNTALRREIEALLQSEGLSIGEDDYWQAHGALVAEGVLLKGQGRGGSVRRAQATDANAPPPAGEPVRAAQTVQPQDKTTMAQRKTSKTSKTSNSGRNANGGNLGFEAELFKAADKLRGNMEPSDYKHVALGLIFLKYISDAFEARHSALLAEDPQAAEDKDEYLADNVFWVPKEARWSHLQAAARQPTIGTLIDEAMRAIEKDNESLKGVLPKDYARPALNKVMLGELIDLISGIALGEAGDRSKDVLGRVYEYFLGQFAGAEGKRGGEFYTPRSVVRVLVEMLEPLPDPARGVAGRVYDPCCGSGGMFVQSEKFVQEHGGRIGDIAIYGQESNYTTWRLAKMNLAVRGIDSDIRWNNEGSFHKDELRDLKADFILANPPFNISDWGGDRLREDPRWKFGAPPVGNANYAWLQHIFHHLAPNGTAGVVLANGSMSSNQSGEGEIRRAMVEADVVDCMVALPGQLFYSTQIPACLWFLARNKNPAHGKDGGLRDRRGQVLFIDARKMGVLVDRTRRELTDEEVQKIADTYHAWRGEAGASEYADVPGFCKSATLDEIRKHGHVLTPGRFVGAAEQEEDGEPFEEKMARLSAQWRAQRAEAARLDAEIETNLRELGYGE, from the coding sequence GTGTCCAGCCTGCAAGATCGCGTCAAGCGCGCGATGCTTTCCATCGTGCCCGCCGACGGCGCCTCCATCGGCAACACCGCGCTGCGCCGCGAGATCGAAGCCCTGCTGCAGTCCGAGGGGCTGTCGATCGGCGAAGATGACTACTGGCAGGCCCACGGTGCCCTGGTGGCCGAGGGAGTGCTGCTTAAAGGGCAGGGGCGCGGCGGTTCGGTGCGCCGCGCGCAGGCCACGGACGCAAACGCACCGCCCCCGGCGGGCGAGCCGGTGCGCGCGGCGCAAACAGTTCAGCCCCAAGACAAAACCACGATGGCACAACGCAAGACCAGCAAGACCAGCAAGACCAGCAACAGCGGCAGAAACGCCAACGGCGGCAACCTCGGCTTCGAGGCCGAACTCTTCAAGGCCGCCGACAAGCTGCGCGGCAACATGGAGCCCTCCGACTACAAGCACGTCGCCCTCGGGCTCATCTTCCTCAAGTACATCTCCGACGCCTTCGAGGCCAGACACAGCGCGCTGCTCGCCGAAGACCCGCAGGCTGCCGAAGACAAGGACGAATACCTCGCCGACAACGTGTTCTGGGTGCCAAAGGAGGCGCGCTGGTCGCACCTGCAGGCTGCGGCCCGCCAGCCCACCATCGGCACCCTGATCGACGAGGCCATGCGCGCCATCGAGAAGGACAACGAATCGCTCAAGGGCGTGCTGCCCAAGGACTACGCCCGCCCCGCGCTCAACAAGGTGATGCTGGGCGAGCTGATCGACCTCATCTCCGGCATCGCGCTGGGTGAGGCCGGCGACCGCTCCAAGGACGTGCTCGGCCGGGTGTATGAGTACTTCCTCGGCCAGTTCGCCGGCGCCGAAGGCAAGCGCGGCGGCGAGTTCTACACTCCCCGCTCGGTGGTGCGCGTGCTGGTCGAGATGCTCGAACCGCTGCCCGACCCCGCGCGCGGCGTCGCCGGCCGGGTGTACGACCCCTGCTGCGGCTCCGGCGGCATGTTCGTGCAGTCGGAAAAGTTCGTGCAGGAGCACGGCGGGCGCATCGGCGACATCGCCATCTACGGGCAGGAATCCAACTACACCACCTGGCGGCTGGCCAAGATGAACCTGGCGGTGCGCGGCATCGATTCCGACATCCGCTGGAACAACGAGGGCAGCTTCCACAAGGACGAGCTGCGCGACCTCAAGGCCGACTTCATCCTCGCCAACCCGCCGTTCAACATCTCCGACTGGGGCGGCGACCGCCTGCGCGAAGACCCGCGCTGGAAGTTCGGCGCGCCGCCGGTGGGCAACGCCAACTACGCCTGGCTGCAGCACATCTTCCATCACCTCGCGCCCAACGGCACCGCCGGCGTGGTGCTGGCCAACGGCTCGATGAGCTCCAACCAGTCCGGCGAAGGCGAGATCCGCCGCGCCATGGTCGAGGCCGATGTGGTGGACTGCATGGTGGCGCTGCCCGGCCAGCTCTTCTACTCCACCCAGATCCCCGCCTGCCTGTGGTTCCTGGCCCGCAACAAGAACCCCGCGCATGGAAAGGACGGGGGCCTGCGCGACCGCCGCGGCCAGGTGCTGTTCATCGACGCCCGCAAGATGGGCGTGCTGGTGGACCGCACCCGGCGCGAACTCACCGATGAAGAAGTGCAGAAGATCGCCGACACCTACCACGCCTGGCGCGGGGAAGCCGGCGCCAGCGAGTACGCGGACGTGCCCGGCTTCTGCAAGTCCGCCACGCTGGACGAGATCCGCAAGCACGGCCATGTGCTGACGCCGGGGCGCTTCGTCGGCGCGGCAGAGCAGGAGGAAGACGGCGAACCCTTCGAAGAGAAGATGGCGCGGCTGTCGGCGCAGTGGCGGGCGCAGCGGGCGGAAGCGGCCCGGCTGGATGCGGAGATCGAGACCAACCTGAGGGAGCTTGGGTATGGCGAGTGA
- a CDS encoding restriction endonuclease subunit S: MASEWLTTKLSDVATFQEGYVNPSQSDPSYFDGDIKWLRAVDLNNGRVYDTSRRLTDKGFRSAGKSATLFAPGTLAISKSGTIGRLGILDDFMCGNRAVINIKPTNVVDTRFVFYSLLLKRTDIEVLAEGSVQKNLYVSALRKVEVALPPLAEQRAIAHILGTLDDKIELNRRANETLEAMARALFKAWFVDFEPVRAKLEGRWQRGQSLPGLPAHLYDLFPDRLVESGLGEIPEGWEYTRASQLIEFNPSEPLRKGTEAPYIEMAALPTSGSWPEPPVSRPFGSGMRFRNGDTLLARITPCLENGKTAFVQCLPDDAVGWGSTEYIVMRSKASVPPEFGYLLARDAAFREQAIRSMTGTSGRQRVQADSVAAFKIAAPSNEAVWDAFSRVVAPAFKSIKANAEAIAMLAQLRDTLLPKLISGELRVPDAEAFLKERGL, from the coding sequence ATGGCGAGTGAGTGGCTGACTACCAAGCTCTCAGATGTTGCGACGTTTCAAGAAGGCTATGTGAATCCTTCCCAATCGGACCCGTCCTATTTCGACGGCGACATTAAGTGGCTTCGTGCAGTGGATCTGAACAACGGCCGGGTATACGACACTTCACGTCGCCTGACCGACAAAGGATTTCGTAGTGCGGGGAAGAGCGCAACACTGTTTGCGCCGGGAACGCTTGCAATCAGTAAATCGGGAACTATTGGCCGCCTTGGAATCCTTGATGATTTCATGTGCGGAAATCGTGCGGTCATCAATATCAAGCCAACGAACGTGGTGGACACACGTTTTGTGTTCTACAGCTTGCTTCTGAAGCGCACGGATATTGAAGTTCTCGCGGAAGGAAGCGTGCAGAAGAATCTGTATGTTTCTGCGCTTCGCAAAGTCGAAGTGGCGTTGCCGCCGCTAGCCGAACAACGCGCCATCGCCCACATCCTCGGCACGCTGGACGACAAGATCGAACTCAACCGGCGCGCGAACGAGACGCTGGAGGCGATGGCCCGTGCCTTGTTCAAGGCGTGGTTCGTGGACTTCGAACCGGTGCGCGCCAAGCTGGAGGGCCGCTGGCAGCGCGGCCAATCGCTGCCCGGCCTGCCCGCGCACCTCTACGACCTCTTTCCCGACCGGCTCGTCGAGTCGGGGCTGGGGGAGATTCCGGAGGGGTGGGAATACACACGGGCAAGCCAACTCATCGAGTTCAACCCGTCCGAGCCTTTGCGAAAGGGGACGGAGGCACCATACATCGAGATGGCCGCACTCCCGACGTCAGGAAGTTGGCCTGAGCCGCCGGTATCGCGGCCGTTCGGCAGTGGCATGCGCTTTCGCAACGGAGACACTCTGCTGGCCCGGATTACGCCGTGCCTGGAGAACGGCAAGACGGCGTTTGTCCAGTGCCTGCCGGATGACGCCGTGGGCTGGGGTTCCACTGAGTACATCGTGATGCGCTCCAAGGCTTCCGTGCCGCCGGAATTCGGGTACTTGTTGGCACGCGACGCGGCTTTTCGAGAGCAGGCCATCCGGAGCATGACCGGCACCTCCGGTCGGCAGCGTGTTCAGGCTGACTCAGTGGCCGCATTCAAGATTGCGGCGCCCTCGAATGAAGCGGTATGGGACGCTTTCTCGCGCGTTGTCGCGCCGGCATTCAAGAGCATCAAGGCCAATGCCGAGGCGATTGCGATGCTCGCCCAACTCCGCGACACCCTGCTTCCCAAGCTCATCTCCGGCGAGTTGCGCGTGCCGGATGCGGAAGCCTTCCTCAAGGAGCGCGGCCTGTGA
- a CDS encoding methyltransferase family protein, with the protein MNAEPSALQLAALAACWLAYGALHSALAAFAVKRHVAARWPQLMPAYRLVFNLLAVLLLVPPVWLSFALRGEALWAWHGALGWLADALALAAVGGFLWSLRYYDLGRFGGLVQWKTRDAAVADGERFTLSPLHRWVRHPWYALALVMIWTRDMDAASLVSALCVSLYFWWGSMLEERKLLAMHGTAYARYRQRVNALLPLPGRILDADEAHALCALEHPRRE; encoded by the coding sequence ATGAACGCCGAACCCTCCGCGCTGCAACTCGCCGCGCTTGCCGCCTGCTGGCTGGCCTACGGCGCGCTGCACTCGGCGCTCGCCGCCTTCGCGGTAAAACGCCACGTCGCCGCGCGCTGGCCACAGCTGATGCCGGCCTACCGCCTGGTCTTCAACCTGCTCGCGGTACTGCTGCTGGTGCCGCCGGTCTGGCTCAGCTTCGCACTGCGCGGCGAAGCCTTGTGGGCCTGGCACGGTGCGCTCGGCTGGCTGGCCGATGCGCTCGCGCTGGCGGCCGTCGGCGGCTTCCTGTGGTCGCTGCGCTACTACGACCTGGGCCGCTTCGGCGGATTGGTGCAGTGGAAAACCCGCGATGCCGCGGTGGCCGACGGCGAGCGCTTCACCCTGTCGCCGCTGCACCGCTGGGTGCGCCACCCCTGGTACGCCCTCGCGCTGGTGATGATCTGGACACGCGACATGGATGCCGCGAGCCTGGTGTCGGCCCTGTGCGTGAGCCTGTATTTCTGGTGGGGATCGATGCTCGAGGAGCGCAAGCTGCTCGCCATGCACGGCACGGCGTACGCCCGCTACCGCCAGCGGGTGAACGCGCTGCTGCCGCTGCCCGGCCGCATCCTCGACGCGGACGAGGCGCACGCGCTGTGCGCACTGGAACACCCGCGCAGGGAATGA
- a CDS encoding type I restriction endonuclease subunit R, whose translation MAFLSEAAVEQALLEQLSTLGYRIEREEDIGPDGHRPERESHDEVVLRRRFEDAVVRLNPGLPAEARQDAVRKLMQSELPALLEQNRRLHRLITEGVDVEYYATEGEQRGTLTAGKVALIDFDHPERNDWLAVSQFVVINGQNKRRPDVVVFVNGLPLAVIELKAPGSDNATLVGAFNQLQTYKQQIPALFHSNALLVTSDGIAARVGSLSADLERFMPWRTTDGSAVAPKGAPELSTLIEGVFEQGRLLSLLRDFTVFGETGSGLAKIIAGYHQFHAVRHAVASTLRASAPVQGVAEDPANYGLPSVATQPKGDRRAGVIWHTQGSGKSLLMAFYAGQLVRHPAMANPTLVVLTDRNDLDDQLFATFSMCRDLIRQTPVQAESREDLQKLLNRASGGVIFTTLQKFGELGEPLTTRRNVVVIADEAHRSQYGFKAKVDAKTGEISYGFAKYLRDALPNASFIGFTGTPIEADDVNTPAVFGHYIDVYDISRAVEDGATVPIYYESRLARIELDEDEKPKIDAEVDALTEDDSEAEQERFKQKWATVEALVGSDKRLALVAQDMVAHFEDRVAALDGKAMVVCMSRRICVKLYDEIIRLRPDWHSDDDKAGAVKIVMTGAASDPAGWQPHIGNKARRDLLAKRARDPQDPLKLVIVRDMWLTGFDAPCMHTMYVDKPMQGHGLMQAIARVNRVFRDKPAGLIVDYIGIAQSLKSALQQYSRKDQENTGVDEAQAVAVLLEKYEVVRDMYHGFDYLSALGGTPLQRLAMMAGAIEWILALQQKLAAAEKTPEGKKNAHRRYQDAVLALSKAFALASASDEARQIREEVGFFQAIRAALVKSATASGAARQERELAIQQIVSRAVVSTEIVDILAAAGIKSPDISILSDEFLAEVQQMEKKNLALEALRKLLNDGIRSRSKANVVETRAFSERLEDAVARYHANAITTAEVLQELIALAKDIRAARQRGEESGLSDEEIAFYDALAENESAVQMLGDDKLRLIAHELLMSLRENVTVDWAHRDSARARMRVLVKRILRKYGYPPDLQDAAVQTVLQQAEALSSGWSVLR comes from the coding sequence ATGGCGTTTCTGTCGGAGGCCGCGGTGGAGCAGGCGCTGCTGGAGCAGTTGAGCACGCTGGGCTACCGCATCGAGCGGGAAGAGGACATCGGCCCCGACGGGCACCGCCCGGAGCGCGAGAGCCACGACGAGGTGGTGCTCCGGCGCCGCTTCGAGGACGCGGTGGTGCGCCTGAACCCCGGCCTGCCCGCTGAGGCGCGGCAGGACGCGGTGCGCAAGCTGATGCAGTCCGAACTGCCGGCGCTGCTGGAACAAAACCGCCGCCTGCACAGGCTGATCACCGAAGGCGTGGACGTCGAGTACTACGCGACCGAAGGCGAGCAGCGTGGCACGCTCACCGCCGGCAAGGTGGCGCTGATCGACTTCGACCACCCTGAGCGCAACGACTGGCTGGCGGTGAGCCAGTTCGTGGTGATCAACGGGCAGAACAAGCGGCGGCCGGATGTGGTGGTGTTCGTGAACGGCCTGCCGCTGGCGGTGATCGAGTTGAAGGCGCCGGGCAGCGACAACGCCACGCTGGTGGGCGCCTTCAATCAGTTGCAGACCTACAAGCAGCAGATTCCGGCGCTGTTCCACAGCAATGCGCTGCTGGTGACTTCCGACGGCATCGCGGCGCGGGTGGGCTCGCTCTCGGCCGACCTGGAGCGCTTCATGCCCTGGCGCACCACCGACGGCAGCGCGGTGGCGCCGAAGGGCGCGCCGGAACTGTCCACGCTGATCGAAGGCGTGTTCGAGCAGGGCCGGCTGTTGTCCCTGCTGCGGGATTTCACCGTGTTCGGCGAGACTGGCTCGGGGCTGGCCAAGATCATTGCCGGCTATCACCAGTTCCACGCGGTGCGGCATGCGGTGGCGTCCACCTTGCGCGCTTCGGCGCCGGTGCAAGGGGTGGCCGAAGACCCGGCAAACTACGGACTGCCTTCCGTGGCCACGCAGCCCAAGGGCGACCGGCGCGCGGGGGTGATCTGGCACACCCAGGGCTCGGGCAAGAGCCTGCTGATGGCCTTCTACGCCGGGCAGCTGGTCCGCCACCCGGCGATGGCCAATCCGACCCTGGTGGTGCTCACCGACCGCAACGACCTTGACGACCAGCTGTTCGCCACCTTCTCGATGTGCCGCGACCTGATCCGCCAGACGCCGGTGCAGGCCGAGAGCCGCGAGGACTTGCAGAAGCTGCTGAACCGGGCCTCCGGCGGGGTGATCTTCACCACCCTGCAGAAGTTCGGCGAGCTGGGCGAGCCGCTCACCACGCGGCGCAACGTGGTGGTGATTGCGGACGAAGCGCACCGCAGCCAGTACGGCTTCAAGGCCAAGGTGGATGCGAAGACCGGCGAGATTTCCTACGGCTTCGCCAAGTACCTGCGCGATGCGCTGCCCAACGCCTCCTTCATCGGCTTTACCGGCACGCCGATCGAGGCGGACGACGTGAACACCCCGGCGGTGTTCGGCCACTACATCGACGTGTACGACATCAGCCGCGCGGTGGAGGATGGCGCCACGGTGCCGATCTACTATGAATCGCGGCTGGCGCGCATCGAACTGGACGAGGACGAGAAGCCGAAGATCGACGCCGAGGTGGACGCGCTGACCGAGGACGACTCCGAGGCCGAGCAGGAGCGCTTCAAGCAGAAATGGGCCACGGTGGAGGCCCTGGTGGGCAGCGACAAGCGCCTGGCGCTGGTGGCGCAGGACATGGTCGCCCACTTCGAGGACCGCGTGGCGGCGCTGGATGGCAAGGCGATGGTGGTGTGCATGAGCCGGCGCATCTGCGTGAAGCTCTACGACGAAATCATCCGGCTGCGCCCCGACTGGCACAGCGACGACGACAAGGCAGGTGCGGTCAAGATCGTGATGACCGGCGCCGCCTCCGACCCCGCCGGATGGCAGCCGCACATTGGCAACAAGGCGCGGCGCGATCTGCTCGCCAAACGCGCGCGCGACCCGCAGGACCCGCTCAAGCTGGTGATCGTGCGCGACATGTGGCTGACCGGCTTCGACGCGCCCTGCATGCACACCATGTACGTGGACAAGCCGATGCAGGGGCACGGGCTGATGCAGGCGATCGCGCGGGTGAACCGGGTGTTCCGCGACAAGCCGGCCGGCTTGATCGTGGACTACATCGGCATCGCGCAAAGCCTCAAGTCGGCCTTGCAGCAGTATTCCCGGAAGGACCAGGAGAACACCGGCGTGGACGAGGCCCAGGCGGTCGCGGTGCTGCTGGAGAAGTACGAAGTGGTGCGCGACATGTACCACGGCTTCGACTATCTCTCAGCGCTGGGCGGCACGCCGCTGCAGCGCCTGGCGATGATGGCCGGCGCCATCGAGTGGATACTCGCCCTGCAGCAGAAGCTGGCCGCGGCCGAAAAGACCCCGGAAGGCAAGAAGAACGCCCATCGCCGCTACCAGGACGCGGTACTGGCGCTGTCCAAGGCATTCGCGCTGGCTTCGGCTTCCGACGAGGCCCGCCAAATCCGTGAGGAAGTCGGCTTCTTCCAGGCCATCCGCGCCGCGCTGGTCAAGAGCGCGACCGCCTCCGGTGCGGCCCGGCAGGAGCGCGAACTGGCGATCCAGCAGATCGTCAGCCGCGCGGTGGTATCGACCGAGATCGTGGACATCCTCGCCGCTGCGGGTATCAAGAGCCCGGACATCTCCATCCTCTCCGACGAGTTCCTCGCCGAAGTGCAGCAGATGGAGAAGAAGAACCTGGCGCTGGAAGCCCTGCGCAAGCTGCTCAACGACGGCATCCGCTCAAGATCCAAGGCCAACGTGGTCGAGACGCGCGCGTTCTCGGAGCGCCTGGAAGACGCCGTTGCGCGCTACCACGCCAACGCCATCACCACCGCCGAGGTGCTGCAGGAGCTGATCGCGCTCGCCAAGGACATCCGCGCTGCGCGCCAGCGCGGCGAGGAGTCCGGCCTGTCCGACGAGGAGATCGCCTTCTACGATGCACTGGCCGAGAACGAAAGCGCGGTGCAGATGCTGGGTGACGACAAGCTGCGCCTGATCGCCCATGAACTCTTGATGAGCCTGCGCGAGAACGTGACGGTGGACTGGGCGCACCGCGATTCGGCGCGCGCGCGGATGCGGGTGCTGGTCAAGCGCATCCTGCGCAAGTACGGCTACCCGCCCGACCTGCAGGACGCGGCGGTGCAGACGGTGTTGCAGCAGGCCGAGGCGCTGTCGTCGGGGTGGTCGGTGTTGCGGTGA
- a CDS encoding helix-turn-helix transcriptional regulator yields the protein MSQTERLYQIVRLLEDARQPVPLARLLDTLEVSRATFKRDLDYLRDRLGAPIVWRRGGNGEPSGYVLTGERGDAAQRFGIRGLWFNPSEIYALLMMQHLAAGMEPGLVSGQVSGLMTRIGLMLGSAADDPQEVGRRVRILHSASRRATPAAFQTVAQATMKRRRLALRYYARSRGEESERIVSPQQLLHYRENWYLLGWCHHAGALRTFALDAIREARVRRETAREVGPRVLKKAVGGAFGIFDSAPSEHAVLRFAPEVAPWVGNETWHPQQRVEQEAGGGLRLTVPYGDPRELVMEILRFGPDVEVLAPPALREAVAARLRAAAARYETDAAEAQG from the coding sequence ATGAGCCAGACCGAACGCCTGTACCAGATCGTGCGCCTGCTCGAGGACGCCCGCCAGCCGGTGCCGCTCGCCCGCCTTCTCGATACCCTGGAGGTGTCGCGCGCCACCTTCAAGCGCGACCTGGACTACCTGCGCGACCGCCTCGGCGCGCCCATCGTCTGGCGGCGCGGCGGCAACGGCGAGCCCTCGGGCTACGTCCTCACCGGCGAGCGCGGCGACGCGGCACAGCGCTTCGGCATTCGCGGGCTGTGGTTCAACCCGTCCGAGATCTACGCCCTGCTGATGATGCAGCACCTCGCCGCCGGCATGGAGCCGGGCCTGGTGTCCGGCCAGGTGAGCGGCCTGATGACCCGCATCGGCCTGATGCTCGGCTCGGCGGCCGACGATCCGCAGGAGGTCGGCCGCCGCGTGCGCATCCTGCACTCGGCCAGCCGGCGCGCCACCCCGGCGGCCTTCCAGACGGTCGCCCAGGCCACCATGAAGCGCCGCCGTCTGGCCCTGCGCTACTACGCGCGCAGCCGCGGCGAGGAGAGCGAGCGCATCGTTTCCCCCCAGCAACTGCTGCATTACCGCGAGAACTGGTACCTGCTCGGCTGGTGCCACCACGCCGGCGCGCTGCGCACCTTTGCGCTCGACGCCATCCGCGAGGCCCGCGTCCGCCGGGAGACGGCCCGCGAGGTCGGCCCCCGCGTGCTCAAGAAGGCGGTGGGCGGCGCCTTCGGCATCTTCGACTCGGCGCCCAGCGAGCACGCGGTGCTGCGCTTTGCCCCCGAGGTGGCGCCCTGGGTGGGCAACGAAACCTGGCATCCGCAGCAGCGTGTCGAACAGGAAGCCGGCGGCGGGCTGCGCCTGACCGTACCTTACGGCGATCCACGCGAGCTGGTCATGGAGATCCTGCGCTTCGGCCCGGACGTGGAGGTGCTCGCCCCGCCCGCGCTGCGCGAGGCGGTGGCCGCCCGCCTGCGCGCAGCGGCGGCACGCTACGAGACCGATGCCGCGGAGGCGCAAGGATGA
- a CDS encoding SLAC1 anion channel family protein, with protein MSVELSAVPPADAASGSRLAHFPVALFSTVMGMAGLTLAWLKAQHVGGAPGLPGELLRWVASGLYLFLLAVYALKIVRHPGEVAAERRHPVRLNFFPAISIGLLLLATAWAAAAPGAAQWMWGVGAAMHLAFTLWAMGSWIHHTHYDIKHANPAWFIPVVGNILVPVAGVKLAPADISWFFFSIGLVFWLVLMTIVLYRLFFHEPLPARLTPTLFILIAPPAVGFLSYVALTDSVDPFARVLYFVALFLTLLLASNALRFFRLPFFISAWAYSFPLAAMTIATFEMAAHGGGAFYLNLGWALISVLSAVVALLVAKTVLAALQGRICVPE; from the coding sequence ATGTCCGTTGAACTGTCTGCCGTCCCGCCTGCCGATGCCGCTTCCGGCAGCCGCCTGGCCCACTTCCCGGTGGCGCTCTTTTCCACCGTGATGGGGATGGCCGGGCTGACGCTGGCCTGGCTCAAGGCCCAGCACGTCGGCGGCGCCCCCGGGCTGCCCGGCGAGCTGCTGCGCTGGGTGGCAAGCGGCCTGTACCTGTTCCTGCTTGCGGTGTATGCGCTGAAGATCGTCCGCCATCCCGGCGAGGTGGCCGCAGAGCGCCGCCATCCGGTCAGGCTCAATTTCTTCCCTGCGATCTCCATCGGCCTGCTGCTGCTGGCCACGGCCTGGGCCGCTGCGGCGCCGGGCGCGGCACAGTGGATGTGGGGCGTGGGGGCGGCCATGCACCTTGCCTTCACCCTGTGGGCGATGGGCAGCTGGATCCACCACACCCACTACGACATCAAGCACGCCAACCCGGCCTGGTTCATCCCGGTGGTGGGCAACATCCTGGTGCCGGTGGCGGGCGTGAAGCTCGCCCCGGCGGACATCAGCTGGTTCTTCTTCAGCATCGGCCTGGTGTTCTGGCTGGTGCTGATGACCATCGTGCTCTATCGCCTGTTCTTCCACGAGCCGCTGCCCGCCCGGCTCACGCCCACGCTCTTCATCCTGATCGCGCCGCCGGCGGTGGGTTTTCTGTCCTACGTGGCACTCACCGACAGCGTCGACCCCTTTGCCCGGGTGCTGTACTTCGTCGCCCTGTTCCTGACCCTGCTGCTGGCGAGCAATGCGCTGCGCTTCTTCCGGCTGCCTTTCTTCATCTCCGCCTGGGCCTATTCCTTCCCGCTCGCGGCGATGACCATCGCCACCTTCGAGATGGCGGCGCACGGTGGCGGGGCCTTCTACCTGAACCTGGGCTGGGCGCTGATCTCGGTGCTCAGCGCAGTCGTCGCCCTGCTGGTGGCCAAGACCGTGCTCGCGGCCCTGCAGGGACGGATCTGCGTGCCGGAGTGA
- the rhuM gene encoding RhuM family protein: protein MKPTSEIVIYEGDKARVEVRLDRESVWLTQEQVGLLFGRERSVITKHIRNVFAEGELDEKSNVQNLHIAGSDKPVKFYNLDVIISVGYRVKSIQGTRFRQWANRVLREHLTQGYSLDRERFEKNAAELEAALQLVRKAAAGEALTAEQGRGLVDVIARYTHTFLWLQRYDEGLLTAPAGSPGGVLPRLDEAQGAIARLKADLMARGEASELFGRERGDAFAALLGNLDQSVFGEPAYPSVETKAAHLLYFVIKNHPFADGNKRSGAFLFVDFLARNGRLVRNGEAVINDVGLAALALLVAESDARNKDVMIRLIENMLALPGSTKEA from the coding sequence GTGAAGCCAACGTCCGAAATCGTCATCTACGAAGGCGACAAGGCCCGCGTCGAGGTGCGGCTGGACCGGGAGTCGGTCTGGCTCACGCAGGAGCAGGTGGGCCTGCTGTTCGGCCGCGAACGCTCGGTGATCACCAAGCACATCCGCAATGTGTTTGCCGAGGGCGAGCTGGACGAGAAAAGCAATGTGCAAAATTTGCACATTGCCGGCTCGGACAAACCGGTGAAGTTCTACAACCTCGACGTGATCATCTCGGTCGGCTACCGGGTCAAGTCCATCCAGGGCACGCGCTTCCGCCAGTGGGCAAACCGCGTGCTGCGCGAGCATCTGACCCAGGGCTACAGCCTGGACCGCGAGCGTTTCGAGAAGAACGCCGCCGAGCTGGAAGCCGCGCTGCAACTGGTCCGCAAGGCCGCCGCGGGCGAGGCGCTGACCGCCGAGCAGGGCCGCGGGCTGGTGGATGTGATTGCGCGCTACACCCACACCTTCCTGTGGCTGCAGCGCTACGACGAAGGGCTGCTGACCGCCCCGGCGGGCAGCCCGGGCGGGGTGCTGCCTCGGCTTGACGAAGCACAGGGCGCCATCGCGCGGCTGAAGGCCGACCTGATGGCGCGCGGCGAGGCGTCCGAACTGTTCGGGCGCGAGCGCGGCGACGCCTTTGCCGCGTTGCTCGGCAATCTCGACCAGAGCGTGTTCGGCGAGCCGGCCTATCCCAGCGTCGAGACCAAGGCCGCGCACCTGCTGTACTTCGTCATCAAGAACCACCCGTTCGCGGACGGCAACAAGCGCAGCGGCGCCTTCCTGTTCGTGGATTTCCTGGCGCGCAACGGGCGCCTGGTCCGCAACGGCGAAGCGGTGATCAACGACGTGGGCCTGGCGGCGCTGGCGCTGCTGGTGGCGGAGTCCGACGCCAGGAACAAGGACGTGATGATCCGCCTGATCGAGAACATGCTCGCCCTGCCGGGCAGCACGAAGGAGGCGTAG